The Planctomycetota bacterium sequence TCAATTCCTGATTTGGTAAAAATGCTCAGCGATACGGACAAGGCAATTTGCAGTTATGCGGCGTGTACTCTGGGTTTGCTTGGAGCCAGGGATGAAATGTTGCGTATTAAAGAGGCTGCCAAGGATAAGGATAAGTCCCTGGCGCAGTCAGCGGCTTATGCCTTGATGGAACTCGGCGACAAAGAGTCGATTTCTCTGATGATAAAAGAGGATAGCTGGCGGAATTACGAATTAGTTAAAGATGCGATTGAAAGAGTTGACCCCAAAGAGTCGATTCCTGAATTAGTAAAATTACTGGGAAGCAAGCAGGAGCTAATCCGCGGCTATGCGGCTCTTTTCCTAGGAGAGCTGGGCGCCAAAGAAACAATACCGGAACTGACTAAATTGCTTAAGGATAACGAAAAATATCCGCGTTCGACCGCGGCTATTGCGCTAGCAAAATTAGGACACCGTGAAGTCATTCCGGAACTGGTCAAATTACTCAAACACAAAGACAGGGATCTGAATGTTTCGGCGGCCGTAGCGCTTGGAGAGCTTGACGCCAAGGAGGCCATACCTGACTTAAAGAAGATGCTGAAAGATAATGATGCCTATGTCCGCGGCTGGGTTATTTACCTGCTCGGACGGCTGTGCGGCAGCGAAATGGTTCCGGATCTCAAAAAATGGCTGAATAAAGAAACCGGCTATGTCCGCGGCGTAGTTGTTTCCACTCTGGCTGAGCTTGATGTGAAAGAATCGGCGCCTGATATAATTAAATTATTAAACGACAAGGATCCCGGGGTTTCCCAGAGAGCTGTTTATGCATTGGGCAAATTAGGAGCTAAAGAATCGATTCCTGAATTGATGAAACAATTCAGTGTGGTTACGATGACCCAGGCGGTTATTATTACCCTGGGGGATTTTGGTGTTAAGGAGATAATTCCGGATTTAAAGAGGATGTTGAAAGAAGGCGATGATAACGAACTGCGCCAGGCCGCGTCATATGCGCTCGGTGAAATGGGGGTAAAAGAGGTTACTCCTGAATTGATGAGATTACTCAAGGACGATAAGTGGTTGGTGCGCCGGCTGGTTATAAATTCACTGGGCGGGGCCGGTAACCGTATGCCTTTTGAAGAATCGGTCAGGGCGGTCAGAACGCAGGTTTATGAAGTCCGTAAATCCGCGGCATATGCCCTGGCAAGATTGGGCGACAAGGAGGCCGTGCCGGAATTAATGAAACTTCTTAGATGTGGCAATAAAGAAACCCGCGGCTGGGCGGCGATTGCCTTAATTGAGTTGGGCGAGAAGGACAAGGTGCCAATGGATGTAATCAAGGATATAAAGGCCCTTAGTGGTATGACCAATGCTGACATGAAACGGGCCATAAAAGCCCTGAAAGAATTAAGTGTAGCCAAGGATTAATAACGGATAAAGAAAATTATGAATAAGATGGACTTAACAAGAGATGTTTGTATTGAATGATCATACAGAAGGGGTGCGATAATTTATGGGATTAAGGGGAGATTTATCCACGCTGGCATTAACCGAGGTTTTTCAGTTAATTACTTCTTCAGGCAAGGAAGGTACTTTGGTTGTCTATGACGAGAAAAGCCGTAAGGAGATATATTTTGCCAAGGACGGTATCAGGCTGTTATCAACCGGCGAACGAAAGGGGATGCCCTTAGGCGAGTTACTGGTTAAAAAAAAGATTATCACGCCAACCCAGCTTTCCCAGGCATTGACCACCCAGAAAACAACCGAGATTAAACTCGGCGAGGTGCTTTGCCATCTTGGTTATATCAAGCAGGACGAGCTTGAAAGGATTGTGCATGGTCAGATTGAAAATGAAATCTATGATATTTTCAGATGGTCGAGTGCTAAGTTTGAGTTTATCGAAGGCCCGCCGCCTACAGAGCCGCTGATGTCCGACCAAAATCCTGTTTCCATCCTGACACTGGATGTTAATTCCCTGATTGCTAAAATCAACAAGCGTAATCAGGATTGGGAAAACGTAAAGGATTTATTTAACAATCCGAACTCCATATTTAAATTAACAGAGGATTATGAAGACAAACTGGCGGAGATTCACCTGACCGAGGATGAGAGGTTGGTTTTCCGCGTGGTGAGCGGGTTTAAGACATTACACGACATCGTGGATGAGTCACCACTGGATGCTTTCGAGACCTATAAGGCGGTTCACGGTCTCAAAGAGCGCCAGATTATCAAGGAGATCGGTCCCGAAGAAATCAAGAACTATGCCAAGCAGCTTCTTAAAGAGAAGAAGTTTGAGCAGGCGTTATTTTTCTGCCAGCAAGCGCAGAAGATTAGTCCTTCTGACTGGGTGGTGTTGGAAAATATAGCCGAGATACTGGAGAAGTTGGAACGTCCGACAGAAGCCGGACAGAAATATAAGGAATTAGCCAAACTGCTCGCCGATAAGAATGATATGAACCTGGCCGCGGTGGCTTATAAGAAGGCTCTGGTATACCTGCCGGCAGATGAGGATGTTTACACTCAATTATTTAATTTATGGGTGTTACAAGGCCAGGCATCCGAGGCAGCCGCTGTTGGCAAGGAATTAATAAAAATACATGCCAAATCCAAAAAGATGGGTGATATCCTGTCGCTTTCCCAGAAGATAGCCGGATTGACCAAGGCAGATATTGACTTGAGGGCATATATGGCGGCGGCTTATTTCCAGATGGGCGAGTATAATAAATCCAAGGAGGAAATTGACCAGGCCATAAAAGAAGTGCCTTCCCAGAAAACAAATTTGCTTATCAAGGCGTATGAGAAAATTTTGAGCGTTGAACCGCGGCATTCTGATGCCCGCTATCGGTTGGATGCGCTGCGTAAAATACAATTGGAACAGAGCAGAAAGCGTAAACGATTAATCATTATATCGTCGGTATTTTTAGGGGTTATTCTGGTGGGCGGCATTTTCTCATTGAGAGATTATTTGGCGTATAAGGAATTCTTGCTGGTTAAAAAGGAGGCGGATGAAGTCAAGGCGAAAGGCGAATATGAATCGGCGCTTATTAGATACCGTTCTTTCCCGCATTCTTTTACCATATATACTAAATCAGCGGTACAGAAGGAGATCAACGAGATATTGCTTCTGACACGCAATAAAGAAGATAAAATTACAGCTACTATAGATGCGGGATTGATTCATCTTAGGGAGCTTTATCAGGGCGGCCAGGCAGTGAAGGACAAGAACAATAATTTTGACGAGGCTCTAAAGATCATGAAGGATGTGGAATCCCAGACGATTGAAGTCATGAAAGGCATTAGTAAGAAAGTTTCCTCAATGGGTGGCAGTTCGGATATTGCAGAAAAACAGATTAAAAACTATGAGGAATTCCTGGAAGCAGTCAAAAGAAATATTAACGATACTGAAAAATATCTTAAGCAGGCGAACGATTTATACGCCACAATTCAAGAATTGGATAAGACGGGCCGGTTGGATGAGGCTGCCAAAGCCATCAGGCAGTTGCTTAATAGTTATCCCGGTTCCGGTATTGCCAAATCCGCCCGGGTTCCGGTAAAAATAGAATCCACTCCCTCTGATGCTGAAGTGGCTCTTAACGGCGCCCGGCAGGGCAGAACTCCCTTAAAGATTTACCTGCCGGTCAAGGAGGCGGTTACGATAACGGTATTCAAAAGGGGGTTTGGTAGATATTCCAAAGAAGTTAAATCATATGAGCAATCTTATATGATGATAGCGTTGGAGAAAGCGGCTAAATGGGCTGTGGATACAGGCGCACAACTGGAGACGAGCCCACTTTTAGTCGGCGACACGATTTTCATAACCACCAGAGACGGACACCTCAAGGCGATTGATGAAGAAACCGGTAAGATAAAATGGTCTTTTAGGACGGATAATCCCACCGAGATATACTCGTCACCTATGATAAATAACAGCCAAATTATATTCGGCGCCAACGATAATAGCTTCTATGCGGTGCGCTCAAATGCCGCTGTTAAGATTTACCAGGTGAAAACAAACGGCCCCATCAGGGCTTCCGCTTTCTTTTCTCCCGATGGCAATGTGACCCTTATCGGTAGCGCGGATAAAAACCTTTACGCGATTGGCGGAAACGGCGCGGTTATTTGGAAATATAATGCCAATGCCAAAATAGTAAATGCCGGGATTGTGGATAAGCAGATTGTTTACATCACTTCTGAAGATGGCATGCTTCACGCTATAAATCTGGTTAACGGCGAGAAACTCTGGAATTTATCACTGGGCGGAAAGCTGACTTCGCCGGTCATTAATGAGAATATGCTTTATGTCGGCGGGACTAATAATGCTGTTTATGCCGTTAACCTCTTGACCCGTAAGGTTCACTGGTCTTACCGTATGAAGCAGGAAGTAGTTGCATCATTGAATATAAACGGTAATATTCTTTTTGTTCCCTGCTGTGATGGCACGCTATATGCTCTTGACACAATCTTCCAGAAGCCGGTCTGGCAGTTTGAGACCAAGGCATCTTTAATCGGTGGTGTGGCAATATCCCGGAAGGATGGGATGATGTATTTTGGGAGCGAGGATTCTTATCTTTATGCGATAACGCTTAACGAGGGCCGAGAAGTGTGGAAATACAAAACAAAGAGCAAGGTTCGTTCCACTCCGGCTATTGGCGATAGTATAATTTATGTGGCCAATGACAACGGTTACCTGTCTGCGGTGGAAAAATAGATAAATATTCATTATTCTTGACTCTTAATACGGCTGAAATTATAAAGGTATAAATAACCGTTTAACGAAAGGAGAAAATATGAGGAAACTGAAAGGGAATTGGACTGATATATTTAACGGCTTCTCAGTGGCGTTGGATATCAAGAAGATGTTCGTCGGGTTTATCGGGTTATTTCTGACCATGGTTATTTTGGGGCTTATTCCGGTTCTGGTGGCTGGGTATATTAATCCGTCGATTAAAGACATAAGCGATCCTTGCGAGCTTCATCAGCGCGCAAAAGAAACCATCATGGCCGGAACGCCCTGGAAAGTATATCTTTTCATCGCAGGGATATATCTGCTTATGATTCTGGTCTGGTCTTATCTGGGCGGTATTATCAGCCGGATTGCCGCAGTGAATATCACCAAGGATGAAGGACTCGACTTAAAGAAGGCAATTAGTTTTGTTAACAAGAAGTATATCTCCCTGTTCTCGCCGTTTATCCTGTCCATTCTTGGGTTTTTATTTTTCCTGGTTTGCAACCTGCTGGGCGGATTAGTCGGACGGATTCCCTTTGTCGGCGAATTATTGGTGGCTTTGTTGCTGCCGCTGGCCATAATCTCCGGCTTTATTATGGTCTTTATCTTTATCGGTTATGCCTTCAGCGCCAGGTTCTTCATTTCTACCATTGCGGTGGAGTCATCCGATGCCTTTGATGCGGTCAGCCGCAGCTTCCAGTATCTCTATGCCGAGCCTTGGCACTACATCTGGTATGTCCTGGTGGCTAAGGTCTATGGTATAATTACCACCGCTTTTGTCTGGCTTTTCGGCGGAGCGATGATAGCTGTTTCATTAGCCACGGTTAAATTAGGTATGGGAGTGAAATTACAAGATATCCTTGCTATGACCGGGTTACATAATTGCGGG is a genomic window containing:
- a CDS encoding HEAT repeat domain-containing protein — its product is MKNILVYSLALLIVLAAALRGGAENKDGRAAELIKRLDSEKESLRSSAAYALGEMGAKEAILELKRLLIDKEWTVRQAAVDALRKLEANDLAADIMRLLKDKSSDVRESAVVAMGEFRARESVPALVKIINDDDDDMVRTAAIYALGKMGDKGAISDLTALVKKNNWGIRVSAVLALAELDAKESIPDLVKMLSDTDKAICSYAACTLGLLGARDEMLRIKEAAKDKDKSLAQSAAYALMELGDKESISLMIKEDSWRNYELVKDAIERVDPKESIPELVKLLGSKQELIRGYAALFLGELGAKETIPELTKLLKDNEKYPRSTAAIALAKLGHREVIPELVKLLKHKDRDLNVSAAVALGELDAKEAIPDLKKMLKDNDAYVRGWVIYLLGRLCGSEMVPDLKKWLNKETGYVRGVVVSTLAELDVKESAPDIIKLLNDKDPGVSQRAVYALGKLGAKESIPELMKQFSVVTMTQAVIITLGDFGVKEIIPDLKRMLKEGDDNELRQAASYALGEMGVKEVTPELMRLLKDDKWLVRRLVINSLGGAGNRMPFEESVRAVRTQVYEVRKSAAYALARLGDKEAVPELMKLLRCGNKETRGWAAIALIELGEKDKVPMDVIKDIKALSGMTNADMKRAIKALKELSVAKD
- a CDS encoding PQQ-binding-like beta-propeller repeat protein, with protein sequence MGLRGDLSTLALTEVFQLITSSGKEGTLVVYDEKSRKEIYFAKDGIRLLSTGERKGMPLGELLVKKKIITPTQLSQALTTQKTTEIKLGEVLCHLGYIKQDELERIVHGQIENEIYDIFRWSSAKFEFIEGPPPTEPLMSDQNPVSILTLDVNSLIAKINKRNQDWENVKDLFNNPNSIFKLTEDYEDKLAEIHLTEDERLVFRVVSGFKTLHDIVDESPLDAFETYKAVHGLKERQIIKEIGPEEIKNYAKQLLKEKKFEQALFFCQQAQKISPSDWVVLENIAEILEKLERPTEAGQKYKELAKLLADKNDMNLAAVAYKKALVYLPADEDVYTQLFNLWVLQGQASEAAAVGKELIKIHAKSKKMGDILSLSQKIAGLTKADIDLRAYMAAAYFQMGEYNKSKEEIDQAIKEVPSQKTNLLIKAYEKILSVEPRHSDARYRLDALRKIQLEQSRKRKRLIIISSVFLGVILVGGIFSLRDYLAYKEFLLVKKEADEVKAKGEYESALIRYRSFPHSFTIYTKSAVQKEINEILLLTRNKEDKITATIDAGLIHLRELYQGGQAVKDKNNNFDEALKIMKDVESQTIEVMKGISKKVSSMGGSSDIAEKQIKNYEEFLEAVKRNINDTEKYLKQANDLYATIQELDKTGRLDEAAKAIRQLLNSYPGSGIAKSARVPVKIESTPSDAEVALNGARQGRTPLKIYLPVKEAVTITVFKRGFGRYSKEVKSYEQSYMMIALEKAAKWAVDTGAQLETSPLLVGDTIFITTRDGHLKAIDEETGKIKWSFRTDNPTEIYSSPMINNSQIIFGANDNSFYAVRSNAAVKIYQVKTNGPIRASAFFSPDGNVTLIGSADKNLYAIGGNGAVIWKYNANAKIVNAGIVDKQIVYITSEDGMLHAINLVNGEKLWNLSLGGKLTSPVINENMLYVGGTNNAVYAVNLLTRKVHWSYRMKQEVVASLNINGNILFVPCCDGTLYALDTIFQKPVWQFETKASLIGGVAISRKDGMMYFGSEDSYLYAITLNEGREVWKYKTKSKVRSTPAIGDSIIYVANDNGYLSAVEK